One genomic segment of Manis pentadactyla isolate mManPen7 chromosome 1, mManPen7.hap1, whole genome shotgun sequence includes these proteins:
- the GHRL gene encoding appetite-regulating hormone isoform X2 — MPSLGTICSLLLLSVLWVDLAMAGSSFLSPEHQKVQRKESKKPPAKLQPRALESWFLPEDGRQADGAEDELEMRFNTPFDVGIKLSGAQYHQHGQALGKVLRDSLWEEVDEVPAAK; from the exons ATGCCCTCCCTGGGGACCatctgcagcctgctgctcctcagCGTGCTCTGGGTGGACTTGGCCATGGCAGGCTCCAGCTTCCTGAGCCCCGAACACCAGAAAGTGCAG AGAAAGGAGTCCAAGAAGCCGCCAGCCAAACTGCAGCCCCGAGCTCTAGAAAGCTGGTTCCTCCCAGAAGACGGACGTCAGGCGGATGGAGCAGAGGATGAGCTGGAAATGCGG TTCAACACCCCCTTTGATGTTGGAATCAAGCTGTCAGGGGCTCAGTACCACCAACACGGCCAGGCCCTGGGGAAGGTCCTGCGGGACAGCCTTTGGGAAGAGGTCGATG AGGTCCCAGCAGCCAAGTGA
- the GHRL gene encoding appetite-regulating hormone isoform X1: MPSLGTICSLLLLSVLWVDLAMAGSSFLSPEHQKVQQRKESKKPPAKLQPRALESWFLPEDGRQADGAEDELEMRFNTPFDVGIKLSGAQYHQHGQALGKVLRDSLWEEVDEVPAAK, encoded by the exons ATGCCCTCCCTGGGGACCatctgcagcctgctgctcctcagCGTGCTCTGGGTGGACTTGGCCATGGCAGGCTCCAGCTTCCTGAGCCCCGAACACCAGAAAGTGCAG CAGAGAAAGGAGTCCAAGAAGCCGCCAGCCAAACTGCAGCCCCGAGCTCTAGAAAGCTGGTTCCTCCCAGAAGACGGACGTCAGGCGGATGGAGCAGAGGATGAGCTGGAAATGCGG TTCAACACCCCCTTTGATGTTGGAATCAAGCTGTCAGGGGCTCAGTACCACCAACACGGCCAGGCCCTGGGGAAGGTCCTGCGGGACAGCCTTTGGGAAGAGGTCGATG AGGTCCCAGCAGCCAAGTGA